The genomic region CTTGCAGGCATCGTTCCTCAGCTACCTCAGGACCTGCCGGGCCCGGTAGCCCCACCGCGGTACTAGCTGTCAGCCGCCACCGAGCGCCGGTCGGCCAGCACCCGCTGCTTGGCGTTCTCGATGTGCTCGCGCATCCGCGCCGCCGCCCGGTCCGGGTCGCCGTCAGCCAGCGCGTGGTACACCGCGCGGTGCTCCTCGGCGGCCAGGCCGGGCGCGCCGCGGGCCGAGCCGAGCTTGGCGAAGAACCGGAACCGCTGCACCTGGCCGCCGAGGGCGCGGTAGGCCTTGGCCAGGAACGGGTTGTCCGCCTGGGTGGCGATCAGCTGGTGGAAGCGCTCGTCGATCAGCCAGTAGGAGCTGAACACCTTGTCATCCGGTGACTTCGCGGCACCGGCCAGCTCGTCGACGCTCGCCAGCACCTCGGCCAGGAACTCCGGGGTGGTGCGCCGGGCCGCCTCGTGCGCGAGCGCCGGTTCCAGCACCAGCCGGGCGTCCATCAGCTTGACCAGCTCCTGCTCGGTGAGCAGCGGCGCGACCCGGTAGCCCTTCAGCGCCTCCCGCTGCACCAGCCCGGTGTGCTCCAGGCGGGCCAGCGCCTCGCGCAGCGGGGTCTGGCTGACGTCGAGCTCGCGGGAGAGCGCGCCGATGTTCACCGGTTCCCCCGCCGACCACTTTCCGTCGGTGAACTGCGCGAGCAGCACCTCGTACATCCGGTCCGCGAGCGGCTGCCGGCCGGACCTCCGCGGGGAAGCCATGCGCCCTCCTAGTCGTCGCGACACGATATCCCGCTCGCCGAAACTATACTATTGACATCGATCCTATAGTTTCCGCATGACCTTCCGCGTTCTCATCACCACGCCTTACCTGGAGTCAGGCGGCGAGGTGGACCGGCTGCTCACCGAAGCGGGGCTGACCACCGTTTTCGCCTCCGCCGCCCACCGCCGCGCCACCGGCCAGGCACTGACCGAGGCCGTGCGCGAGGCGGACGGCGTGGTGGCGGGCACGGACGCCTTCACCGCCGAGGTGATCGAGGCCGCGCCCCGGCTCAAGGTGTTCGGCCGCTGCGGGGCCGGCTACGACAACATCGACGTGGCCGCGGCGACCAGGCACGGCGTCGCCGTCACGCACACCCCCGGCGCGAACCGCCGCTCGGTCGCCGAGCACGTGCTCGCGCTGATGCTCAACTGCGCCCGGCACATCCCGCAGAACATCGCCGGGGTCCGCGCGGGCGACTGGGCACAGCGCAGCGGCCTCGAGCTCCAGGGTGCGACCCTCGGCCTGGTGGGGCTGGGCTCGATCGGCCAGACGGTGGCCCGGCTGGCGCTCGCGCTGGGCATGCGGGTGCTGGCCACCGATCCGTTCCCGGACCGCGACTTCCTGGCCGAGACCGGCGTGCCGGTGCTGCCGCTGCCCGAGCTGCTGGCCGGGTCCGACTTCGTCAGCCTGCACCTGTTCCTGGACGAGACCACCAGGGGCCTGATCGACGCGAAAGCGTTGCAGGCCATGAAATCCGGCGCGTTCCTGATCAACACCGCCCGCGGCGAGGTGGTCGACGAGGACGCCCTGGCCGACGCCCTGACCGAGGGCCACCTCGGCGGCGCGGCGCTGGACGTGCTGGCCCAGGAGCCGTTGCCCGCCGACAGCAGGCTGCGCGGCCTGGACAACGTGCTCATCACCGCGCACATCGGCGGCGCGACCACGCAGGCCCGCTCCCGCTCCAGCCTGCTGGCCGCCCGGCAGGTGCTCGACGTGCTGCACGGCCGCGCGCCCCAGCACCTGGTCAACCCCGAGTACGCGCGGGTGACCCGGTGATCGGCACCGCGCGGCTGGCCGCGAACCTCAAGTGGCTGTTCACCGAACTGCCCTTCGAGCAGCGGTTCGAGGCCGCGGCCGCCGCCGGGTTCACGGCTGTGGAGTACCCGGACCCGTATCCGTACCCGGTGGCCACGCTGCGCCGCTGGCTCGCTGACGCGGGCCTGACCCAGGTGCTGATCAACTCGCCGATGGGCGGGCCGGGTGAGGTGGGCACCGCCTGCCTGCCGGAGCGCAGGGCGGAGTTCCGCGCCGGACTGGCCCTCGGCTTGGGCTACGCGGTCGAGCTGGGCGCCTCGTTCCTGCACGTGCCAGCCGGAAAACGGCCCGCCCACCTCAGCCGCGACCGCGCTTTTGCCTGCTACGTGGCCAACATCGCGTGGGCGGCCCAGCAGTCCCGCGACTCCGGCGTGCGGATCGTGCTGGAAGCGCAGAACAAACGGGACGCGCCGGGCTTCCTGCTCGACGACCAGGCCCACGCCGCCGCCGCGGTGGAAGCGGTCGGCGCGGACCACGTCGGCCTGCTCTTCGACGTCTACCACGCCCACCAGGACGAACCGGACCTGCTGGCCGCGCTGACCGAGTTCCTGCCGCTGACCAGCCACGTGCAGATCGCCGACGTGCCCGGCCGCGGCGAACCCGGCACCGGCGACATCCCGTGGCCCGCGGTGTTCGAGGCGCTGCGCGCGCACGAGGGCTGGATCGGCTGCGAGTACCGCCCGCACAGCCCCGACGGCCTGGGCTGGACCAGACAGGAGACCCGATGACCAGGGTGGCCCTGATCAACGCGACCCCCGGCGCGATCGGCCCGGCCACGGCCGCGCTGGCCGAGCGGTTCCCGGCCGCCGAGCCGTGGACCCTGCTCGACGACAAGCTGCTGGCCGACGCGAGCGAGGGTCTCACCCCGGACCTGGCCGAGCGGATGCGGCGACTGATCGACTACGCGGTGCGCGGCGGCGCGGACGCGGTGCTGCTGACGTGCTCGCTCTACGGCGAGCTGGCCCGCGCCAGCGCCGCGCCGGTGCCCGTGCTCGCCCCGGACGACGCCGCCTTCGACGACCTGCTGGCCCGCGGCCCGCGCCGGGTGCTGGTGCTGGCCTCCGTGGCGGCCGCGCTGCGCGACTCGCTCACCCGGCTCCGCGCCCGCGCGCCGGGCACCCAGCTGGTGGGCCTGCACGTGCCGGAGGCGTTCACCGCGACCGGCGAGGAGCTGACCGAGCTCCTGCTGGCGGCCGGTGAACGCCATCTGTCCACTGTGGACGCTGTGCTGCTGGCCCAGTACACCCTCGCCCCGGCCACCTCACCGTTGGCCACCAGGACCGGCCTGCCGGTGTTCTCCGGCCCGCGCAGCGCGGCGGAGCGGCTGAAGGCGCTGGTGGGCCGATGATCGGGGTGATCGCCGACGACGTCACCGGAGCCACCGACGTGGCCGTCGCCTTGCGCCGCAACGGCTTGCGCACTCAGCTCTACTTCGGCGTGCCGGAGCCGGACCTGCCCGCGGATGAGGCCGTGGTGGTGGCGCTGACCAGCCGGATGGCCCCGGCGGCCACCGCGGTCGCGGACTCGCTGCGCGCCCTGGACTGGCTGCGCGCACGGCAGCTCCGGCAGGTCTACTTCAAGTACTGCTCCACCTTCGACTCCACCAGCGAAGGCAACATCGGCCCGGTACTGGCCGCCCTGGCCGCCGCACTGGACGCCGATCCCGTGGTGACCACGCCCAGCTCGCCCCGGCACGGCCGCACCCAGTACCGCGGCCACCTGTTCGTCGGCGACCAGCTGCTGGCCGACTCGCCGATGCGCGAGCACCCGGTGACCCCGATGCGCGAGTCGAACCTGGTCCACCTGCTGCACGCCCAGCTCCACCAACCGGTCGGCCTGCTCACCCACGACACCGTGCGCGCGGGCGAAACCGCTGTGCGAGAAGCGATCCAGCAGGCGACCACCCGCTACCTGCTCGCCGACGCGTCCACCGAGGAGGACCTGCTGGTGCTGGGCCGGGTCCTGGCGAACGCGCCACTGGTCGCCGGAGCGGCGGGCCTGGCAGGCGGCCTCGCCGCGGCCACCGGCAGTGGTCAGCCACCCGAGGACGACTTCCGCCCGAGCGGACCGGCGGCCGTGCTCTCCGGCAGCTGCTCGGCCCGCACCCTGGAACAGGTCGCGGAACTGCTCCGCCAGGGCAGGCCCGCGCACCGCCTCGACCCGGTCGCCATCCCCGATCCCGAGGCCCTCGCCGCCCGCGCGCTCGCCTGGTTCGACACCACCGGCGCGGACGGCCCGCTGATCTACTCCTCGATGAGCCCGGCCGAACTCCGCCAGGTCCAGGACATCTTGGGCGTGGCGGACTCGGCGCGAATCCTGGAGCGCGCCACCGGACTGATCGCGCTCGGCCTGGTCGAACGCGGCATCCGCAGGCTGGTCACCGCCGGCGGAGAGACCTCCGGCGCGGTGGTCGCCGCGCTGGGCGTGCGCGGCGGCGCGGTCGGCGCCGAGGCCGCACCCGGCGTGCCCTGGATCAAGCCCGTCGACCCCGCACATCCCTTGCTGCTGCTCAAATCCGGCAACTTCGGCGACCCCGAGCTGCTGGCCACCGCCTCGGGACCGGACTCATGACCCGGCAGCTGCGAGACCAGGTGGTGGCCACCGCCCGAACGTTGCACGCGCGCGGACTCACCCACGGCCGCACCGGAAACGTCTCGATCCGCGCGGGCGAGCACCTGCTCATCACCCCGACCGGCGCGTCCCTGGACTCGCTCACCCCCGAGCAGCTGTCCGAGATCGACGCAGACGGACGACATGTGAGCGGCCCGCCACCGTCCAAAGAGGCGTTCCTGCACGCGGCCGTGCTGCGGCAGCGACCACACGCGAATGCCGTGCTGCACACCCATTCCACCCACGCCGCCGCGGTGTCCTGCCTGGCCGGACTCGACCCCGCCAACGCCATCCCACCACTGACCGCCTACTTCACCATGCGCATCGGCAGGCTGCCGCTGCTGCCCTACCACGCACCCGGCGACCCGGCCCTCGCCCCACTCGTGGCCGAGGCCGCCCGCGAGCACCACGCCCTGCTGCTGGCCAACCACGGACCCGTGGTCTGCGGCCCCGACCCGGACACCGCGCTCGACGCCCTGGAAGAGCTCGAACACACCGCCGCGATCATGCTGCTCACCCGCGGCCTGCCCACTACCCTCGTCCCCAGCCGAACGGACCCGCCATGACCCAGCCACGCCTCACCCTGTTCAGCGCGCTCTCCGTGCGTACCGCGCTGGACGCGGTGCTGCCCGCCTTCACCGCCGCGCCGGTCGAGGTCAGCTACGACCCGACCACCGTGCTGGTCAACCGCATCACCGAGGGCGCGCGGCCGGAGGTGCTGATCGCGATCTCCGCGGCGTTCCCCGCACTGGCCGAGCTGGGTGCCATCGACCCGGCCTCCCCGCAAGCGCTGGCCCGCAGCGGCATCGGCATCGCCGTGCCAGCGGACGCCGACTTGCCCGATCTGTCCACAGTGGACGATCTGCGGGCCGCGCTCACCTCGGCCCGCTCGGTCGCCTACTCCCGCACCGGGGCCAGCGGCATCCACTTCGCGAACCTGATCGAGGAGCTGGGCATCGCGGAACAGGTCAACGCCCGCGCCACCGTGCTGCCCAAGGGATTCACCGCCGAAACCCTCCTGGATGGCCGCGCCGACCTCGCCGTGCAACAGCTCAGCGAACTGGCCTTCGTGCCGCAAGCCCGGATCGCCGGACCGCTGCCGGATGCAGTCCAGCAGTACAGCGAACTCTCCATCGCACTCGGAGTGGCGGCCAGCCCGCAGGCGCGCGAGCTGCTGGACTTCCTCACCGGCCCGGAGGCGGTCGCCGCCTTCGCCGAGGCCGGGCTGCTGCCCGCATGAACGCCGTGTACGCCCTGGTGGCCTTCATCGCCGCCATCGTGCTGTGGAACGCCGTGCTCAAGCGCAACATCGGCGAGGCGATGGTGGTCGGCTTCCTGGTCACCGCCGCGTTCGCCGGCCGGGACGCGCTGGCGGTCGGCTGGCAGGGCCTGGTGGACGGGCTCAAGTCCGAGATCACCTTCGCCGCGCTGGCCTTCGTCTTCGTCAGCGAGCTGCTCACCAGGACCGGCCTGGTGCAGCGCCTGGTGGACATCCTCAGCTCGGTGCTGGGCCGCCGCCGCGGCGGCTCGGCCTACGCCGCCACGGTGGCCTCCGGGCTGTTCGGGGCGGTCGCGCACAACGGCGCGGCGATCGTGGCCACCATCGGCTCCATCACCATCCCGTGGATGAAGCGCTCCGGAGCCAGCGGCGAAACGGCCGCCCTGGTCCTGTCCGGCAACGCGGGTGTCGGCGCGACCTTCCCGTTCAGCGGCGCGTTCTTCATCCTGCTGGCCGCGCCGACCGTGCTGCCCGTGCTGGGCACCGGCGGCATGGTCGCCACCATGTTCGTCACCGGCGCGTGGATGGTGGTGATGCGCCTGATCGTGGCCTACGCGATCGTGGCCAGGCGCGGGGTGGGCGCGATGAACCCGGCCGACGTGCACCCGTTCCGCCGCTCCTTCCGCGCGGGCTGGACCTCGCTGCTGGTGCTGGCCTCCATCGCGGTGCCGGTCCTGCTCACCGCGCCGCCCACCAGCGACCTGGTCTCCGCGCACGCCGGGGTCGCGGTGGCCAAGGAGGTGCCGCTGCTGGTCTGGCTGCCGGTGGTGCTGCTGCTGGCCGGACTCCTGGTCGAACGGCGGTCCCTGCCCTCGGGCCGGGCCCAGTGGTGGGAGCTGCTGGGCAGGGTCGGCCCGAAGCTCGGCCTGGTCGGCGTCACCATGATCGCCGCCTTCGCCGCCTCCAACGTGCTCAGCACCCTGGGCCTCGGCGCCCAGCTCACCCCGCTGCTGGCCGGGCTGACCGGGGTGTCGCCGCTGGTCGCGGCCATCGTGGTCGGCCTGGTGATCGTGGTCGTGGCCGGACCGCTCAACACCACCTCCACGGTGGCCGCGGTCGGCCCGGTCGCCTTCGCCGCGCTCACCGCGGCCGGTATCCCGCCGCACGTGGCCTTCGCCGCGATCCTGGTCTGGGCCTCCTCGGAAGGCTGTTCCCCGCCCGGCGCGGCACCGCTGTACGTGGCCGCGGGCATCGCCGAGATCAACCCGGTGCGCGTGTTCGTCCCGGTCGTCCTCTACTACCTGCTGCCCACCCTGCTCTTCGGCGTGCTGCTGGCCGTCGGCGTGCTGTGGCTGCCCAGCTGACCGCGAAGGAGAGTGCGCCCGTGCACCGCGTCCTGCTCACCGCCACCCGCCTGTGCCTGCTCGCGTTCCTGCTCGCCGGGGTGCTGGCCGTGGCAGGCCAGTCCCTCGGCCTGCTGATCGGTTCCGGCTCGCTGGTCAAGACCTTCGGCGGCCCGGTCACCGACCTCGCCTGCGTCACCGCGGCCATCGCCGGGGTGCTCGCCTTCCTGCTGCGCTACACCGCGGAGGGGAGGGCGAGCGCCACCGAGGAATGACCGGTCAGTTCGGCTTGGGAAAGGCCGCGCGCAGCCCGGCCCGGTTGACCAGGACCGCGGCCGGGATGAGCGCGAGCGCGCCCGCGATCTGCGTCGCGGCGAACCACACCGGCAGCGCGCCCGGGATGCTGTCCATGACGATGACCGCGATCGGCACCACCACGCAGATGATCCGCACCCGCACATACGCCCACCGGGCCCCGCGCGCGGCGCGCTCGGCCAGCCAGTAGGTCACCACGGCACTGGCCACCATGCCGCCCGCGCGACCCCACATGAACGCGCTCACCTCGCCGCCGACGACCGAAAGGACGATCACCACGGCGAGGACCGCGACACTGATCGCCCCGTAGACGGCGACGAGTTTCTTCACTGTGCTCATGTTTCCGCTCCCTGCGTTGTCCGATGTGGACTCGACGCTAGGCAGCGCGCGACCGGGCCGGTATGGGTCTGGACGCCCGGCGGAGTGGGTCTGGCCCCACTCCCGGACCGGCCCCGCACGGTGCACAGTGGACACCGAGCCGTTGAAGGGGGAAGGACCATGAGCAAGCTGGTGACCTGGCTGGCCAGCGCCGGCACGGGCTTCCTGCGGGCCTGCGCCGTGCTGGCGGTCGTCCTGCTGGTCCCGGCGCTGTGGGCGGCCGCGGTGGGGCTGTGGATCTGGTGGGGCGCGGGCCCGTGGTCCTGGCTCGCGCCGTTCGCCTGGGCCGGTATCGGCACCGTCGCGCTGTCCCGACCGGTGTGCAAGCTGACTCGTGGCCTCGTGACCAGGTGGACCGGCACCGTGATCCCCGGCGGGTACCGGCAGGCCGCGCCGGTGGTGCGGATGTCCACCGGGTACTGGTGGAACGGCTTCTCCTACGAGCGGACCAGCCGGGACGCCCGCCAGGACCAGCGGCTGCGGCTGTGGTGGAGCGATCCCGCCACCTGGCGTGACCTGCGGTTCACCGCGATCGCACCGGTCACCGTCGGCCTGCTCGCCGCGGTCCCACCGGCCGGGGTGGCGGTCGCGGTCCTCGGACTCCTCCAGCACTCGCCCGGCATCGGCCTGCTCGGCCTGCTGGTGGCCGTGACCACCGCCCCGTACGCCTGGCGACCCCTCGAACCGGTGGCCGTCCGGTTCCTGCGCGCCTCCTTCACCATGGCGCTGGCCGACCGGGTGGACGAGCTGACCGCCCAGCGCGCGGACGCCACGGTCACCCAGGCCGCCGAGATCCGCCGGATCGAACGCGACCTGCACGACGGCGCGCAGGCCCGCCTGGTCGCGCTCGGTCTCTCCCTGGCCACCGCGGAGAAGCTCATGGAGACCAACCCGGACCAGGCCAAGGCGCTGCTGCGGCAGGCACGCACCGGCGCGGCCACCTCGCTGACCGAGATCCGCGAGCTGGTGCGCGGCATCAGCCCGCCGGTGCTGACCGAACGGGGCCTGGCCGACGCCGTGCGCGCCCTCGCCCTGGACAGCCCGCTGGAGACCGAGGTCAGCGCCGAGGACCTGCCGCCCCTGGACCCGCCGATCGAGTCCGCGGTGTACTTCGGCATCGCCGAACTGCTCACCAACGCGGTCAAACACGCCCACGCCACCGAAGCCCGGATCGCGATCACCCGCCAGGACAACGCGATCGTGGTCGAGCTGGCGGACAACGGCCGGGGCGGCGCGCTCGCCCGGCCCGGCGGCGGACTCGACGGACTGCGCCGCCGACTCGCGGTCTTCGACGGCACCCTGGAGATCGACAGCCCGCCCGGCGGCCCGACCCGAGCGCGGATGATGGTGCCATGCGAATCCTGGTAGCCGAGGACCTCTACCTGCTGCGCGACGGCATGGTCCGCCTGCTCGAGGCGTTCGGGCACGAGGTGGTGGCCACCGCCGGTACTGGACCGGAGACCCTGGACGCGCTGCTGACCCACCGCCCGGAGGTCGCCATCGTCGACGTCCGGATGCCACCCACCCAGTCCGACGAAGGGTTGCGGGCCGCGCTGGCCGCCCGCAAGGAGATCCCCGGCCTGCCGGTGCTGATCCTGTCCCAGCACGTCGAACAGCTCTACGCCCGCGAACTGCTCGCCGACGGCGCCGGGGGAGTCGGCTACTTCCTCAAGGAGAACGTCTTCGACGCCGACCAGTTCATGGACGCCCTCACCCGCGTCGCCGGCGGCGGAACCGCGATCGACCCGGCCGTGATCGCCAAACTCCTGACCAGCGGCACGTCCAACCGGCGGCTGGCACGGCTCACCGAACGCGAGCACTCGGTGCTCGCCCTGATGGCCGAGGGACTGGCCAACCACACCATCGGCCAGCGGCTGTTCCTCAGCGAGAGTGCGATCAGCAAGTACACCACCTCGATCTTCGGCAAGCTCGGCATCACCGACGACAGC from Crossiella sp. CA-258035 harbors:
- a CDS encoding GntR family transcriptional regulator, producing the protein MASPRRSGRQPLADRMYEVLLAQFTDGKWSAGEPVNIGALSRELDVSQTPLREALARLEHTGLVQREALKGYRVAPLLTEQELVKLMDARLVLEPALAHEAARRTTPEFLAEVLASVDELAGAAKSPDDKVFSSYWLIDERFHQLIATQADNPFLAKAYRALGGQVQRFRFFAKLGSARGAPGLAAEEHRAVYHALADGDPDRAAARMREHIENAKQRVLADRRSVAADS
- a CDS encoding phosphoglycerate dehydrogenase — its product is MTFRVLITTPYLESGGEVDRLLTEAGLTTVFASAAHRRATGQALTEAVREADGVVAGTDAFTAEVIEAAPRLKVFGRCGAGYDNIDVAAATRHGVAVTHTPGANRRSVAEHVLALMLNCARHIPQNIAGVRAGDWAQRSGLELQGATLGLVGLGSIGQTVARLALALGMRVLATDPFPDRDFLAETGVPVLPLPELLAGSDFVSLHLFLDETTRGLIDAKALQAMKSGAFLINTARGEVVDEDALADALTEGHLGGAALDVLAQEPLPADSRLRGLDNVLITAHIGGATTQARSRSSLLAARQVLDVLHGRAPQHLVNPEYARVTR
- a CDS encoding TIM barrel protein, encoding MIGTARLAANLKWLFTELPFEQRFEAAAAAGFTAVEYPDPYPYPVATLRRWLADAGLTQVLINSPMGGPGEVGTACLPERRAEFRAGLALGLGYAVELGASFLHVPAGKRPAHLSRDRAFACYVANIAWAAQQSRDSGVRIVLEAQNKRDAPGFLLDDQAHAAAAVEAVGADHVGLLFDVYHAHQDEPDLLAALTEFLPLTSHVQIADVPGRGEPGTGDIPWPAVFEALRAHEGWIGCEYRPHSPDGLGWTRQETR
- a CDS encoding aspartate/glutamate racemase family protein, producing the protein MTRVALINATPGAIGPATAALAERFPAAEPWTLLDDKLLADASEGLTPDLAERMRRLIDYAVRGGADAVLLTCSLYGELARASAAPVPVLAPDDAAFDDLLARGPRRVLVLASVAAALRDSLTRLRARAPGTQLVGLHVPEAFTATGEELTELLLAAGERHLSTVDAVLLAQYTLAPATSPLATRTGLPVFSGPRSAAERLKALVGR
- the otnK gene encoding 3-oxo-tetronate kinase; translated protein: MIGVIADDVTGATDVAVALRRNGLRTQLYFGVPEPDLPADEAVVVALTSRMAPAATAVADSLRALDWLRARQLRQVYFKYCSTFDSTSEGNIGPVLAALAAALDADPVVTTPSSPRHGRTQYRGHLFVGDQLLADSPMREHPVTPMRESNLVHLLHAQLHQPVGLLTHDTVRAGETAVREAIQQATTRYLLADASTEEDLLVLGRVLANAPLVAGAAGLAGGLAAATGSGQPPEDDFRPSGPAAVLSGSCSARTLEQVAELLRQGRPAHRLDPVAIPDPEALAARALAWFDTTGADGPLIYSSMSPAELRQVQDILGVADSARILERATGLIALGLVERGIRRLVTAGGETSGAVVAALGVRGGAVGAEAAPGVPWIKPVDPAHPLLLLKSGNFGDPELLATASGPDS
- a CDS encoding aldolase; this encodes MTRQLRDQVVATARTLHARGLTHGRTGNVSIRAGEHLLITPTGASLDSLTPEQLSEIDADGRHVSGPPPSKEAFLHAAVLRQRPHANAVLHTHSTHAAAVSCLAGLDPANAIPPLTAYFTMRIGRLPLLPYHAPGDPALAPLVAEAAREHHALLLANHGPVVCGPDPDTALDALEELEHTAAIMLLTRGLPTTLVPSRTDPP
- a CDS encoding substrate-binding domain-containing protein, producing MTQPRLTLFSALSVRTALDAVLPAFTAAPVEVSYDPTTVLVNRITEGARPEVLIAISAAFPALAELGAIDPASPQALARSGIGIAVPADADLPDLSTVDDLRAALTSARSVAYSRTGASGIHFANLIEELGIAEQVNARATVLPKGFTAETLLDGRADLAVQQLSELAFVPQARIAGPLPDAVQQYSELSIALGVAASPQARELLDFLTGPEAVAAFAEAGLLPA
- a CDS encoding TRAP transporter large permease subunit; this translates as MNAVYALVAFIAAIVLWNAVLKRNIGEAMVVGFLVTAAFAGRDALAVGWQGLVDGLKSEITFAALAFVFVSELLTRTGLVQRLVDILSSVLGRRRGGSAYAATVASGLFGAVAHNGAAIVATIGSITIPWMKRSGASGETAALVLSGNAGVGATFPFSGAFFILLAAPTVLPVLGTGGMVATMFVTGAWMVVMRLIVAYAIVARRGVGAMNPADVHPFRRSFRAGWTSLLVLASIAVPVLLTAPPTSDLVSAHAGVAVAKEVPLLVWLPVVLLLAGLLVERRSLPSGRAQWWELLGRVGPKLGLVGVTMIAAFAASNVLSTLGLGAQLTPLLAGLTGVSPLVAAIVVGLVIVVVAGPLNTTSTVAAVGPVAFAALTAAGIPPHVAFAAILVWASSEGCSPPGAAPLYVAAGIAEINPVRVFVPVVLYYLLPTLLFGVLLAVGVLWLPS
- a CDS encoding sensor histidine kinase; the encoded protein is MSKLVTWLASAGTGFLRACAVLAVVLLVPALWAAAVGLWIWWGAGPWSWLAPFAWAGIGTVALSRPVCKLTRGLVTRWTGTVIPGGYRQAAPVVRMSTGYWWNGFSYERTSRDARQDQRLRLWWSDPATWRDLRFTAIAPVTVGLLAAVPPAGVAVAVLGLLQHSPGIGLLGLLVAVTTAPYAWRPLEPVAVRFLRASFTMALADRVDELTAQRADATVTQAAEIRRIERDLHDGAQARLVALGLSLATAEKLMETNPDQAKALLRQARTGAATSLTEIRELVRGISPPVLTERGLADAVRALALDSPLETEVSAEDLPPLDPPIESAVYFGIAELLTNAVKHAHATEARIAITRQDNAIVVELADNGRGGALARPGGGLDGLRRRLAVFDGTLEIDSPPGGPTRARMMVPCESW
- a CDS encoding response regulator transcription factor is translated as MRILVAEDLYLLRDGMVRLLEAFGHEVVATAGTGPETLDALLTHRPEVAIVDVRMPPTQSDEGLRAALAARKEIPGLPVLILSQHVEQLYARELLADGAGGVGYFLKENVFDADQFMDALTRVAGGGTAIDPAVIAKLLTSGTSNRRLARLTEREHSVLALMAEGLANHTIGQRLFLSESAISKYTTSIFGKLGITDDSTNRRVLAVLTYLNKA